From a single Silene latifolia isolate original U9 population chromosome 6, ASM4854445v1, whole genome shotgun sequence genomic region:
- the LOC141586029 gene encoding putative carboxylesterase 8 yields the protein MDPYKFLKISPNPDGSITRLIPLVPVPPTENPPPPQGVVNDTATQPNTPPTIALSKDIPLNPTKNTFLRIYRPLSPPDSTTKLPVIIYFHGGGFVFYSAASSYFHQSCNRISADIPAVIVSVDYRLAPESRLPAAYEDAMEAILWVRDQALSCANSGQGADPWLSQFADFTRCFLMGSSSGGNITYNAGLRALDLDLSPMKIEGLIINQAYFGGENRTDSELRLADDKVVPLPANDVMWSLALPKGANRDHEYSNPMVGMSSLIGKIKQLPRCFVNRYGGDPLVDRQKEFASMLESCGVDVVAIFDEGGFHACELFEPQRALNLVNNIRHFIHSTLPKSSI from the exons ATGGATCCTTACAAATTCctcaaaatctcaccaaaccctGATGGCAGCATCACTAGGCTTATTCCCCTCGTCCCCGTACCCCCAACCgaaaatccaccaccaccacaaGGAGTCGTTAACGACACTGCAACTCAACCCAACACACCACCAACAATTGCCTTGTCTAAGGACATTCCTTTGAACCCAACCAAAAACACCTTTCTCCGAATTTACCGTCCTTTATCCCCACCTGATTCTACCACCAAATTGCCTGTCATTATTTACTTCCATGGTGGCGGCTTTGTCTTTTACTCGGCCGCCTCCTCCTACTTCCATCAGTCATGCAACCGCATCTCGGCTGACATCCCTGCTGTCATTGTGTCCGTTGATTACCGATTGGCTCCAGAGAGCCGCCTTCCGGCTGCCTATGAGGATGCTATGGAGGCTATCTTGTGGGTCCGAGACCAAGCTTTGAGTTGTGCTAATAGTGGTCAAGGGGCTGATCCTTGGTTGAGCCAGTTTGCTGATTTTACTCGCTGTTTTCTGATGGGTAGTAGCTCTGGTGGCAACATTACTTACAATGCAG GTTTACGTGCATTAGATCTGGATTTGTCACCGATGAAAATCGAAGGACTGATAATAAACCAAGCGTATTTTGGAGGAGAAAATAGGACTGATTCCGAGTTACGTTTAGCCGACGACAAAGTCGTCCCATTACCAGCCAACGATGTTATGTGGTCCCTCGCCTTGCCCAAGGGAGCCAACCGTGATCACGAATACTCCAATCCAATGGTCGGGATGAGTTCTCTCATCGGTAAGATCAAACAACTACCAAGGTGTTTTGTCAACAGGTATGGAGGGGACCCGCTAGTTGACAGGCAGAAGGAATTTGCGAGCATGCTCGAGTCGTGTGGGGTCGACGTGGTTGCCATCTTTGATGAAGGAGGGTTCCATGCTTGCGAATTGTTTGAGCCTCAAAGGGCTCTCAATTTGGTTAATAATATTAGGCATTTTATTCACTCTACTCTTCCTAAGTCCTCTATTTGA
- the LOC141587033 gene encoding putative carboxylesterase 8, with protein MWDNWKKERSLTKPLFPTFMTETRNQLLYYAGLRALDLDLSPMKIEGLILNQAFFGGEKRTNSELRLANDKIAPLPSMDVNWSLVLPVGANRDHEFSNPMVGMSSHVDKITRLPRCLVNMYGGDPLLDRQKEFAKMLESCGVHVVSIFDEGGFHACEYFEPQRALNLVNNIKYFINPPFLKSSL; from the coding sequence atgtgggacaattggaaaaaGGAGAGAAGCCTCACtaagcccctatttccaacattTATGACCGAAACCCGAAATCAACTGTTGTACTATGCAGGTTTACGTGCATTAGATCTTGATTTATCGCCCATGAAAATCGAAGGACTAATATTAAACCAAGCATTTTTCGGAGGAGAAAAGAGGACTAATTCGGAGTTGCGGTTAGCTAACGACAAAATTGCCCCATTACCGTCCATGGACGTCAACTGGTCCCTCGTCCTTCCGGTTGGAGCTAACCGTGATCACGAATTCTCCAATCCAATGGTTGGGATGAGTTCTCACGTCGATAAAATCACACGCCTACCAAGGTGCCTCGTTAACATGTACGGAGGCGACCCACTTTTGGACAGGCAGAAGGAGTTTGCCAAAATGCTTGAGTCATGCGGAGTGCACGTGGTTTCCATATTTGATGAAGGAGGGTTCCATGCTTGCGAATATTTTGAGCCTCAGAGGGCTCTCAATTTGGTTAATAATATTAAGTATTTTATTAACCCTCCTTTTCTTAAGTCCTCTCTTTAA
- the LOC141658478 gene encoding putative carboxylesterase 9: protein MAKFDPYHHLKLILKPDGTLQRSVIAQVSANPNPTQGELVASKDVTIDTQKNIWVRIYCPTKLPANDRCVARLPLVMYFHSGGFIDHSVSDIVYHERCNLLSKNIPAIVVSLEYRLAPEHRLPAQYEDAMDAILWVQKQASSQSGEQWLREYADFSRCYLMGRANGANIAYNASLRAVDIDLKPLRICGAILNQPMFSGKHRTKSELKYACDELMPLPVWDLMWELALPKGADRDHRFCNPMKDNFAKQSKIGKIGKCLVIGYGMDAMVDRQQEFVTMLVSCGARVEAHFDDIGFHNIDIVDSKRGAYNLHLVREFVN, encoded by the coding sequence ATGGCGAAATTCGATCCTTACCATCATCTTAAACTAATTCTAAAGCCTGACGGAACGCTACAACGTTCTGTCATCGCTCAAGTGTCAGCCAATCCAAACCCGACCCAAGGTGAACTAGTCGCATCTAAAGATGTGACCATAGATACTCAAAAAAATATATGGGTTCGAATTTATTGTCCTACGAAATTACCGGCTAATGATCGGTGTGTTGCTAGGCTACCGCTAGTAATGTACTTCCATTCCGGAGGTTTTATCGATCATAGTGTGTCTGATATCGTGTACCATGAACGATGTAATTTATTGTCTAAGAATATTCCCGCGATAGTTGTTTCCCTTGAGTATCGATTAGCACCTGAACATAGACTCCCGGCACAATATGAAGACGCGATGGATGCAATTTTGTGGGTACAAAAACAAGCGTCGAGTCAAAGTGGTGAGCAATGGCTAAGGGAATACGCGGATTTTTCAAGGTGTTATTTAATGGGACGCGCAAATGGTGCTAATATTGCGTATAACGCGTCCCTTAGGGCCGTTGATATTGATCTTAAGCCGTTAAGGATATGTGGAGCGATATTGAATCAGCCTATGTTTAGTGGAAAACATAGGACTAAATCTGAGTTGAAATATGCTTGTGACGAATTAATGCCATTACCAGTATGGGATTTAATGTGGGAATTGGCATTGCCTAAGGGCGCGGATAGGGATCATCGATTTTGTAACCCTATGAAGGATAATTTTGCTAAACAAAGTAAAATTGGGAAGATTGGGAAGTGTTTGGTGATAGGGTATGGTATGGATGCAATGGTTGATAGACAACAAGAGTTTGTGACAATGTTGGTGAGTTGTGGTGCAAGAGTTGAAGCACATTTTGATGATATTGGGTTTCATAATATTGATATTGTTGATTCTAAAAGAGGAGCTTATAATTTGCATCTTGTTAGAGAATTTGTTAATTAG
- the LOC141587041 gene encoding uncharacterized protein LOC141587041 — protein sequence MTGDDAKSKGGESGPKTIPMTSPLYLHPSDSPSLNVTQIIFDGTNYDMWSDAVKNGLDAKNKLAFLEGKVKKPVSDEEEESLEGVAWRQCNAMLRSWLRNVIDPKLHPSITFAQPIEDVWEELRGRYSAGNAPRVHQLKGVLNECKQGQETVVEYYTKLKIIWDELAKYSKIKNCNCGAAVSIAKEKEEEKVHQFLMGLDAKLYGQVRTNLLMEDPIADLNRVYALVLREERHASFTKVKEERNDAAMSVKYHSGTGRNNYTTVSLHLSISQTNYVKLALNRKFI from the coding sequence ATGACTGGAGACGATGCAAAATCGAAAGGAGGCGAGAGTGGTCCAAAGACAATTCCCATGACGTCTCCTCTATATCTTCATCCTTCCGACAGTCCTAGTTTGAATGTCACGCAAATAATATTCGATGGCACAAACTATGATATGTGGTCCGATGCCGTGAAGAACGGATTGGATGCAAAAAATAAACTCGCATTCCTTGAAGGCAAGGTAAAGAAACCAGTGAGcgatgaagaagaagagagccTAGAAGGCGTAGCGTGGCGACAGTGCAACGCGATGTTGCGATCGTGGCTTAGGAACGTGATAGATCCGAAGTTACACCCGAGTATCACCTTTGCTCAACCAATTGAAGATGTTTGGGAAGAGCTACGGGGGAGATACTCTGCCGGGAATGCTCCCAGAGTCCATCAACTCAAAGGCGTGTTGAATGAGTGCAAACAAGGCCAAGAGACGGTGGTTGAATACTACACAAAACTGAAGATTATATGGGACGAGTTAGCAAAATACAGTAAAATCAAAAACTGTAATTGCGGAGCAGCCGTTTCCATAgcaaaagagaaagaagaagaaaaagtacATCAATTTTTGATGGGCTTGGATGCGAAGCTATATGGACAGGTTCGAACCAATCTGCTGATGGAGGATCCCATCGCTGACCTGAATCGTGTCTATGCTTTGGTACTCAGAGAAGAAAGACATGCCTCATTCACCAAAGTGAAAGAGGAACGAAATGATGCTGCGATGTCTGTAAAATATCATAGCGGAACAGGAAGAAACAATTATACCACGGTTTCATTGCACTTGTCAATTTCGCAAACCAATTACGTGAAGCTTGCTTTAAACCGTAAATTTATTTGA